The following coding sequences are from one Lolium rigidum isolate FL_2022 chromosome 6, APGP_CSIRO_Lrig_0.1, whole genome shotgun sequence window:
- the LOC124659745 gene encoding transcriptional corepressor LEUNIG-like isoform X1, whose translation MSQTNWEADKMLDVYIYDYFMKRNLQATAKAFQAEGKVSSDPVAIDAPGGFLFEWWSVFWDIFIARTNEKHSDVAASYIETQLMKAREQQQQQLPQQQRQQQQPQQMQMQQMLLQRAAQQQQQQQQQHQQQQQHQQHQQQQQQQLQQQQQQQQQQQQQRRESSHLLNGASSGLSANNPLMRQNSTANVMATKMYEETLKLPSRRDSLEEASMKQRYGENAGQLLDSNETSLLKAAASGQSPGQILHGSIGGLSGTMQQIQARSPQLPGQAQQSMKTDMNSILTPRAAGSEGSFMGLQGSNQVGNNLTLKGWPLTPGLEQLRSGILQQKTFAQNQHQLQQQIQFLTPQQQQQLALQAQQNMTSPTSSDVDNRRLRMMFNNRNVVLGRDGQTTSGGDIIPNIGSPSQSGGDIDMLIKKKIANAHHQQQQQQLLQQQSNSQHQQHQAVSSQQSQSSNQLLQQEKPGTGNMPVDGGIPNSFGGTDQTTKKRKKPGSSSGRANSSGTANTGGPSPGSAPSTPSTHTPGDPMPVPQLQQNGVSAKPLVMFGSDGTGSLTSTANPLGDVDRLLEEGLDENVESFLSQDDMDPRDSLGRCMDASKGFGFSEVAKARASAHKVVCCHFSSDGKLLATGGHDKKVVLWCTDSLKPKSSLEEHSFLITDVRFSPSMSRLATSSFDKTVRVWDADNTDYSLRTFTGHSASVMSLDFHPNKEDIICSCDSDGEVRSWSINNGSCLTCVKVFKGGATQMRFQPRKGKYLAAASEKAIYILDGETQHACRSPLQGHMKNIQSVCWDSAGDYLASVSEDAVRIWSFTSGHDGEFMHELNCSGNKFQTCVFHPTYPSLLVIGCYESLELWDIREKNAMTLNNAHDGLIAALAASSATGKVASVSHDRFVKLWK comes from the exons ATGTCGCAGACGAACTGGGAGGCCGATAAGAT GCTAGATGTTTACATATACGACTATTTTATGAAGAGAAATTTGCAGGCAACTGCAAAGGCCTTCCAAGCAGAAGGGAAGGTCTCTTCAGATCCAGTTG CAATTGATGCACCCGGTGGGTTTCTTTTCGAGTGGTGGTCAGTCTTTTGGGATATATTCATAGCAAGAACAAATGAGAAGCATTCAGATGTTGCGGCTTCATATATTGAG ACTCAACTAATGAAAGCACgggagcaacagcagcagcagctgcctcAACaacagcggcagcagcagcaaccacAGCAGATGCAAATGCAACAAATGTTGTTACAAAGGGCcgcacagcaacagcagcagcagcagcagcaacatcagcagcagcaacaacatcagcagcaccagcagcaacaacagcaacagctccagcagcagcaacaacaacagcagcaacagcagcagcaacgTAGAGAGAGTTCTCATCTTCTTAATGGTGCTTCAAGCGGACTTTCTGCAAACAATCCTTTAATGCGACAAAATAGCACTGCAAATGTTATGGCGACAAAAATGTATGAGGAGACGTTAAAGTTGCCTTCGCGGAGAGACTCTTTGGAAGAGGCATCAATGAAG CAAAGATATGGAGAAAATGCTGGACAACTACTTGATTCAAATGAAACATCGCTGCTGAAAGCAGCTGCAAGTGGACAATCTCcagg GCAAATTTTGCATGGTTCTATTGGTGGTTTGTCGGGCACTATGCAACAAATTCAGGCCAGAAGTCCCCAACTTCCTGGACAGGCTCAG CAGAGTATGAAGACAGATATGAATTCTATTTTGACACCTAGAGCTGCAGGCTCTGAGGGGTCATTTATGGGTTTACAAG GATCGAATCAAGTTGGAAATAATTTGACTTTGAAAGGATGGCCACTCACG CCAGGACTTGAGCAACTTCGGTCTGGAATTTTACAGCAGAAAACCTTCGCGCAGAATCAACATCAATTGCAACAACAGATCCAGTTTTTGACTccacaacaacagcagcagcttGCGTTGCAGGCGCAGCAAAATATGACTTCTCCAACATCCAGTGATGTTGACAACAGAAGATTGAggatgatgttcaacaacagaaaTGTAGTTCTTGGGAGGGATGGGCAGACAACAAGCGGTGGTGATATCATTCCAAATATTGGCTCTCCCAGTCAAAGTGGTGGTGATATAGACATGCTAATAAAG AAGAAAATTGCTAATGCACACCAccagcagcaacagcaacaactACTACAACAGCAAAGCAATAGCCAACATCAGCAACATCAAGCTGTCTCCAGTCAGCAGTCTCAAAGCTCGAACCAGCTTCTCCAACAAGAAAAGCCAGGAACTGGAAATATGCCTGTTGATGGGGGCATTCCAAATTCTTTCGGGGGCACTGATCAA ACAacgaagaaaagaaagaagcCTGGCTCTTCCTCGGGTAGAGCTAATAGTTCAGGAACCGCAAATACTGGTGGCCCGTCTCCAGGTTCTGCACCCTCAACACCTTCCACTCATACACCAGGAGACCCGATGCCAGTACCACAACTTCAGCAGAACGGTGTTTCGGCAAAACCCTTGGTAATGTTTGGCTCTGATGGCACCGGAAGCTTGACATCTACCGCAAACCCGCTG GGTGATGTGGACCGTTTGCTGGAAGAAGGCTTAGATGAAAATGTTGAATCTTTTCTGTCACAGGATGACATGGATCCCAGGGATTCCTTAGGACGCTGCATGGATGCCAGTAAAG GGTTTGGCTTCTCCGAGGTTGCAAAAGCACGTGCAAGTGCACATAAAGTTGTTTGTTGCCACTTCTCATCCGACGGTAAATTGCTTGCTACTGGAGGTCATGATAAAAAG GTTGTTTTATGGTGTACAGATTCCCTGAAGCCTAAATCTTCGTTAGAAGAGCATTCCTTTTTGATAACTGATGTTCGATTTAGCCCAAGCATGTCCCGCCTTGCTACATCTTCCTTCGACAAAACCGTACGGGTTTGGGATGCCGACAAT ACTGACTATTCACTCCGTACTTTCACGGGTCATTCAGCATCTGTTATGTCACTTGATTTTCATCCGAATAAAGAGGATATTATTTGCTCTTGCGATAGTGATGGGGAAGTCCGCAGTTGGAGCATAAATAATGGTAGTTGCCTGACCTGTGTTAAGGTCTTTAAG GGAGGTGCTACTCAAATGAGATTTCAACCTCGCAAGGGAAAATATCTAGCAGCTGCATCAGAGAAGGCTATCTACATACTGGACGGGGAGACACAGCATGCTTGTAGAAGCCCTTTACAG GGTCACATGAAGAATATTCAATCAGTTTGTTGGGACTCAGCCGGTGACTATCTTGCTTCTGTCAGTGAAGATGCTGTCAGAATATGGTCGTTTACTTCTGGACATGACGGTGAATTTATGCACGAGCTGAACTGCAGTGGGAACAAGTTCCAAACATGTGTTTTCCACCCAACTTACCCTTCTTTGCTCGTCATCGGTTGTTACGAG TCCTTGGAGCTTTGGGACATCAGAGAGAAGAACGCCATGACCTTAAACAATGCGCATGATGGTTTAATTGCAGCCCTAGCAGCATCGAGTGCAACCGGGAAGGTTGCCTCAGTAAGTCATGACAGGTTTGTCAAGCTGTGGAAATGA
- the LOC124659745 gene encoding transcriptional corepressor LEUNIG-like isoform X3 translates to MSQTNWEADKMLDVYIYDYFMKRNLQATAKAFQAEGKVSSDPVAIDAPGGFLFEWWSVFWDIFIARTNEKHSDVAASYIETQLMKAREQQQQQLPQQQRQQQQPQQMQMQQMLLQRAAQQQQQQQQQHQQQQQHQQHQQQQQQQLQQQQQQQQQQQQQRRESSHLLNGASSGLSANNPLMRQNSTANVMATKMYEETLKLPSRRDSLEEASMKQRYGENAGQLLDSNETSLLKAAASGQSPGQILHGSIGGLSGTMQQIQARSPQLPGQAQQSMKTDMNSILTPRAAGSEGSFMGLQGSNQVGNNLTLKGWPLTQKTFAQNQHQLQQQIQFLTPQQQQQLALQAQQNMTSPTSSDVDNRRLRMMFNNRNVVLGRDGQTTSGGDIIPNIGSPSQSGGDIDMLIKKKIANAHHQQQQQQLLQQQSNSQHQQHQAVSSQQSQSSNQLLQQEKPGTGNMPVDGGIPNSFGGTDQTTKKRKKPGSSSGRANSSGTANTGGPSPGSAPSTPSTHTPGDPMPVPQLQQNGVSAKPLVMFGSDGTGSLTSTANPLGDVDRLLEEGLDENVESFLSQDDMDPRDSLGRCMDASKGFGFSEVAKARASAHKVVCCHFSSDGKLLATGGHDKKVVLWCTDSLKPKSSLEEHSFLITDVRFSPSMSRLATSSFDKTVRVWDADNTDYSLRTFTGHSASVMSLDFHPNKEDIICSCDSDGEVRSWSINNGSCLTCVKVFKGGATQMRFQPRKGKYLAAASEKAIYILDGETQHACRSPLQGHMKNIQSVCWDSAGDYLASVSEDAVRIWSFTSGHDGEFMHELNCSGNKFQTCVFHPTYPSLLVIGCYESLELWDIREKNAMTLNNAHDGLIAALAASSATGKVASVSHDRFVKLWK, encoded by the exons ATGTCGCAGACGAACTGGGAGGCCGATAAGAT GCTAGATGTTTACATATACGACTATTTTATGAAGAGAAATTTGCAGGCAACTGCAAAGGCCTTCCAAGCAGAAGGGAAGGTCTCTTCAGATCCAGTTG CAATTGATGCACCCGGTGGGTTTCTTTTCGAGTGGTGGTCAGTCTTTTGGGATATATTCATAGCAAGAACAAATGAGAAGCATTCAGATGTTGCGGCTTCATATATTGAG ACTCAACTAATGAAAGCACgggagcaacagcagcagcagctgcctcAACaacagcggcagcagcagcaaccacAGCAGATGCAAATGCAACAAATGTTGTTACAAAGGGCcgcacagcaacagcagcagcagcagcagcaacatcagcagcagcaacaacatcagcagcaccagcagcaacaacagcaacagctccagcagcagcaacaacaacagcagcaacagcagcagcaacgTAGAGAGAGTTCTCATCTTCTTAATGGTGCTTCAAGCGGACTTTCTGCAAACAATCCTTTAATGCGACAAAATAGCACTGCAAATGTTATGGCGACAAAAATGTATGAGGAGACGTTAAAGTTGCCTTCGCGGAGAGACTCTTTGGAAGAGGCATCAATGAAG CAAAGATATGGAGAAAATGCTGGACAACTACTTGATTCAAATGAAACATCGCTGCTGAAAGCAGCTGCAAGTGGACAATCTCcagg GCAAATTTTGCATGGTTCTATTGGTGGTTTGTCGGGCACTATGCAACAAATTCAGGCCAGAAGTCCCCAACTTCCTGGACAGGCTCAG CAGAGTATGAAGACAGATATGAATTCTATTTTGACACCTAGAGCTGCAGGCTCTGAGGGGTCATTTATGGGTTTACAAG GATCGAATCAAGTTGGAAATAATTTGACTTTGAAAGGATGGCCACTCACG CAGAAAACCTTCGCGCAGAATCAACATCAATTGCAACAACAGATCCAGTTTTTGACTccacaacaacagcagcagcttGCGTTGCAGGCGCAGCAAAATATGACTTCTCCAACATCCAGTGATGTTGACAACAGAAGATTGAggatgatgttcaacaacagaaaTGTAGTTCTTGGGAGGGATGGGCAGACAACAAGCGGTGGTGATATCATTCCAAATATTGGCTCTCCCAGTCAAAGTGGTGGTGATATAGACATGCTAATAAAG AAGAAAATTGCTAATGCACACCAccagcagcaacagcaacaactACTACAACAGCAAAGCAATAGCCAACATCAGCAACATCAAGCTGTCTCCAGTCAGCAGTCTCAAAGCTCGAACCAGCTTCTCCAACAAGAAAAGCCAGGAACTGGAAATATGCCTGTTGATGGGGGCATTCCAAATTCTTTCGGGGGCACTGATCAA ACAacgaagaaaagaaagaagcCTGGCTCTTCCTCGGGTAGAGCTAATAGTTCAGGAACCGCAAATACTGGTGGCCCGTCTCCAGGTTCTGCACCCTCAACACCTTCCACTCATACACCAGGAGACCCGATGCCAGTACCACAACTTCAGCAGAACGGTGTTTCGGCAAAACCCTTGGTAATGTTTGGCTCTGATGGCACCGGAAGCTTGACATCTACCGCAAACCCGCTG GGTGATGTGGACCGTTTGCTGGAAGAAGGCTTAGATGAAAATGTTGAATCTTTTCTGTCACAGGATGACATGGATCCCAGGGATTCCTTAGGACGCTGCATGGATGCCAGTAAAG GGTTTGGCTTCTCCGAGGTTGCAAAAGCACGTGCAAGTGCACATAAAGTTGTTTGTTGCCACTTCTCATCCGACGGTAAATTGCTTGCTACTGGAGGTCATGATAAAAAG GTTGTTTTATGGTGTACAGATTCCCTGAAGCCTAAATCTTCGTTAGAAGAGCATTCCTTTTTGATAACTGATGTTCGATTTAGCCCAAGCATGTCCCGCCTTGCTACATCTTCCTTCGACAAAACCGTACGGGTTTGGGATGCCGACAAT ACTGACTATTCACTCCGTACTTTCACGGGTCATTCAGCATCTGTTATGTCACTTGATTTTCATCCGAATAAAGAGGATATTATTTGCTCTTGCGATAGTGATGGGGAAGTCCGCAGTTGGAGCATAAATAATGGTAGTTGCCTGACCTGTGTTAAGGTCTTTAAG GGAGGTGCTACTCAAATGAGATTTCAACCTCGCAAGGGAAAATATCTAGCAGCTGCATCAGAGAAGGCTATCTACATACTGGACGGGGAGACACAGCATGCTTGTAGAAGCCCTTTACAG GGTCACATGAAGAATATTCAATCAGTTTGTTGGGACTCAGCCGGTGACTATCTTGCTTCTGTCAGTGAAGATGCTGTCAGAATATGGTCGTTTACTTCTGGACATGACGGTGAATTTATGCACGAGCTGAACTGCAGTGGGAACAAGTTCCAAACATGTGTTTTCCACCCAACTTACCCTTCTTTGCTCGTCATCGGTTGTTACGAG TCCTTGGAGCTTTGGGACATCAGAGAGAAGAACGCCATGACCTTAAACAATGCGCATGATGGTTTAATTGCAGCCCTAGCAGCATCGAGTGCAACCGGGAAGGTTGCCTCAGTAAGTCATGACAGGTTTGTCAAGCTGTGGAAATGA
- the LOC124659745 gene encoding transcriptional corepressor LEUNIG-like isoform X2 — protein sequence MSQTNWEADKMLDVYIYDYFMKRNLQATAKAFQAEGKVSSDPVAIDAPGGFLFEWWSVFWDIFIARTNEKHSDVAASYIETQLMKAREQQQQQLPQQQRQQQQPQQMQMQQMLLQRAAQQQQQQQQQHQQQQQHQQHQQQQQQQLQQQQQQQQQQQQQRRESSHLLNGASSGLSANNPLMRQNSTANVMATKMYEETLKLPSRRDSLEEASMKQRYGENAGQLLDSNETSLLKAAASGQSPGQILHGSIGGLSGTMQQIQARSPQLPGQAQSMKTDMNSILTPRAAGSEGSFMGLQGSNQVGNNLTLKGWPLTPGLEQLRSGILQQKTFAQNQHQLQQQIQFLTPQQQQQLALQAQQNMTSPTSSDVDNRRLRMMFNNRNVVLGRDGQTTSGGDIIPNIGSPSQSGGDIDMLIKKKIANAHHQQQQQQLLQQQSNSQHQQHQAVSSQQSQSSNQLLQQEKPGTGNMPVDGGIPNSFGGTDQTTKKRKKPGSSSGRANSSGTANTGGPSPGSAPSTPSTHTPGDPMPVPQLQQNGVSAKPLVMFGSDGTGSLTSTANPLGDVDRLLEEGLDENVESFLSQDDMDPRDSLGRCMDASKGFGFSEVAKARASAHKVVCCHFSSDGKLLATGGHDKKVVLWCTDSLKPKSSLEEHSFLITDVRFSPSMSRLATSSFDKTVRVWDADNTDYSLRTFTGHSASVMSLDFHPNKEDIICSCDSDGEVRSWSINNGSCLTCVKVFKGGATQMRFQPRKGKYLAAASEKAIYILDGETQHACRSPLQGHMKNIQSVCWDSAGDYLASVSEDAVRIWSFTSGHDGEFMHELNCSGNKFQTCVFHPTYPSLLVIGCYESLELWDIREKNAMTLNNAHDGLIAALAASSATGKVASVSHDRFVKLWK from the exons ATGTCGCAGACGAACTGGGAGGCCGATAAGAT GCTAGATGTTTACATATACGACTATTTTATGAAGAGAAATTTGCAGGCAACTGCAAAGGCCTTCCAAGCAGAAGGGAAGGTCTCTTCAGATCCAGTTG CAATTGATGCACCCGGTGGGTTTCTTTTCGAGTGGTGGTCAGTCTTTTGGGATATATTCATAGCAAGAACAAATGAGAAGCATTCAGATGTTGCGGCTTCATATATTGAG ACTCAACTAATGAAAGCACgggagcaacagcagcagcagctgcctcAACaacagcggcagcagcagcaaccacAGCAGATGCAAATGCAACAAATGTTGTTACAAAGGGCcgcacagcaacagcagcagcagcagcagcaacatcagcagcagcaacaacatcagcagcaccagcagcaacaacagcaacagctccagcagcagcaacaacaacagcagcaacagcagcagcaacgTAGAGAGAGTTCTCATCTTCTTAATGGTGCTTCAAGCGGACTTTCTGCAAACAATCCTTTAATGCGACAAAATAGCACTGCAAATGTTATGGCGACAAAAATGTATGAGGAGACGTTAAAGTTGCCTTCGCGGAGAGACTCTTTGGAAGAGGCATCAATGAAG CAAAGATATGGAGAAAATGCTGGACAACTACTTGATTCAAATGAAACATCGCTGCTGAAAGCAGCTGCAAGTGGACAATCTCcagg GCAAATTTTGCATGGTTCTATTGGTGGTTTGTCGGGCACTATGCAACAAATTCAGGCCAGAAGTCCCCAACTTCCTGGACAGGCTCAG AGTATGAAGACAGATATGAATTCTATTTTGACACCTAGAGCTGCAGGCTCTGAGGGGTCATTTATGGGTTTACAAG GATCGAATCAAGTTGGAAATAATTTGACTTTGAAAGGATGGCCACTCACG CCAGGACTTGAGCAACTTCGGTCTGGAATTTTACAGCAGAAAACCTTCGCGCAGAATCAACATCAATTGCAACAACAGATCCAGTTTTTGACTccacaacaacagcagcagcttGCGTTGCAGGCGCAGCAAAATATGACTTCTCCAACATCCAGTGATGTTGACAACAGAAGATTGAggatgatgttcaacaacagaaaTGTAGTTCTTGGGAGGGATGGGCAGACAACAAGCGGTGGTGATATCATTCCAAATATTGGCTCTCCCAGTCAAAGTGGTGGTGATATAGACATGCTAATAAAG AAGAAAATTGCTAATGCACACCAccagcagcaacagcaacaactACTACAACAGCAAAGCAATAGCCAACATCAGCAACATCAAGCTGTCTCCAGTCAGCAGTCTCAAAGCTCGAACCAGCTTCTCCAACAAGAAAAGCCAGGAACTGGAAATATGCCTGTTGATGGGGGCATTCCAAATTCTTTCGGGGGCACTGATCAA ACAacgaagaaaagaaagaagcCTGGCTCTTCCTCGGGTAGAGCTAATAGTTCAGGAACCGCAAATACTGGTGGCCCGTCTCCAGGTTCTGCACCCTCAACACCTTCCACTCATACACCAGGAGACCCGATGCCAGTACCACAACTTCAGCAGAACGGTGTTTCGGCAAAACCCTTGGTAATGTTTGGCTCTGATGGCACCGGAAGCTTGACATCTACCGCAAACCCGCTG GGTGATGTGGACCGTTTGCTGGAAGAAGGCTTAGATGAAAATGTTGAATCTTTTCTGTCACAGGATGACATGGATCCCAGGGATTCCTTAGGACGCTGCATGGATGCCAGTAAAG GGTTTGGCTTCTCCGAGGTTGCAAAAGCACGTGCAAGTGCACATAAAGTTGTTTGTTGCCACTTCTCATCCGACGGTAAATTGCTTGCTACTGGAGGTCATGATAAAAAG GTTGTTTTATGGTGTACAGATTCCCTGAAGCCTAAATCTTCGTTAGAAGAGCATTCCTTTTTGATAACTGATGTTCGATTTAGCCCAAGCATGTCCCGCCTTGCTACATCTTCCTTCGACAAAACCGTACGGGTTTGGGATGCCGACAAT ACTGACTATTCACTCCGTACTTTCACGGGTCATTCAGCATCTGTTATGTCACTTGATTTTCATCCGAATAAAGAGGATATTATTTGCTCTTGCGATAGTGATGGGGAAGTCCGCAGTTGGAGCATAAATAATGGTAGTTGCCTGACCTGTGTTAAGGTCTTTAAG GGAGGTGCTACTCAAATGAGATTTCAACCTCGCAAGGGAAAATATCTAGCAGCTGCATCAGAGAAGGCTATCTACATACTGGACGGGGAGACACAGCATGCTTGTAGAAGCCCTTTACAG GGTCACATGAAGAATATTCAATCAGTTTGTTGGGACTCAGCCGGTGACTATCTTGCTTCTGTCAGTGAAGATGCTGTCAGAATATGGTCGTTTACTTCTGGACATGACGGTGAATTTATGCACGAGCTGAACTGCAGTGGGAACAAGTTCCAAACATGTGTTTTCCACCCAACTTACCCTTCTTTGCTCGTCATCGGTTGTTACGAG TCCTTGGAGCTTTGGGACATCAGAGAGAAGAACGCCATGACCTTAAACAATGCGCATGATGGTTTAATTGCAGCCCTAGCAGCATCGAGTGCAACCGGGAAGGTTGCCTCAGTAAGTCATGACAGGTTTGTCAAGCTGTGGAAATGA
- the LOC124659745 gene encoding transcriptional corepressor LEUNIG-like isoform X4, translated as MSQTNWEADKMLDVYIYDYFMKRNLQATAKAFQAEGKVSSDPVAIDAPGGFLFEWWSVFWDIFIARTNEKHSDVAASYIETQLMKAREQQQQQLPQQQRQQQQPQQMQMQQMLLQRAAQQQQQQQQQHQQQQQHQQHQQQQQQQLQQQQQQQQQQQQQRRESSHLLNGASSGLSANNPLMRQNSTANVMATKMYEETLKLPSRRDSLEEASMKQRYGENAGQLLDSNETSLLKAAASGQSPGQILHGSIGGLSGTMQQIQARSPQLPGQAQSMKTDMNSILTPRAAGSEGSFMGLQGSNQVGNNLTLKGWPLTQKTFAQNQHQLQQQIQFLTPQQQQQLALQAQQNMTSPTSSDVDNRRLRMMFNNRNVVLGRDGQTTSGGDIIPNIGSPSQSGGDIDMLIKKKIANAHHQQQQQQLLQQQSNSQHQQHQAVSSQQSQSSNQLLQQEKPGTGNMPVDGGIPNSFGGTDQTTKKRKKPGSSSGRANSSGTANTGGPSPGSAPSTPSTHTPGDPMPVPQLQQNGVSAKPLVMFGSDGTGSLTSTANPLGDVDRLLEEGLDENVESFLSQDDMDPRDSLGRCMDASKGFGFSEVAKARASAHKVVCCHFSSDGKLLATGGHDKKVVLWCTDSLKPKSSLEEHSFLITDVRFSPSMSRLATSSFDKTVRVWDADNTDYSLRTFTGHSASVMSLDFHPNKEDIICSCDSDGEVRSWSINNGSCLTCVKVFKGGATQMRFQPRKGKYLAAASEKAIYILDGETQHACRSPLQGHMKNIQSVCWDSAGDYLASVSEDAVRIWSFTSGHDGEFMHELNCSGNKFQTCVFHPTYPSLLVIGCYESLELWDIREKNAMTLNNAHDGLIAALAASSATGKVASVSHDRFVKLWK; from the exons ATGTCGCAGACGAACTGGGAGGCCGATAAGAT GCTAGATGTTTACATATACGACTATTTTATGAAGAGAAATTTGCAGGCAACTGCAAAGGCCTTCCAAGCAGAAGGGAAGGTCTCTTCAGATCCAGTTG CAATTGATGCACCCGGTGGGTTTCTTTTCGAGTGGTGGTCAGTCTTTTGGGATATATTCATAGCAAGAACAAATGAGAAGCATTCAGATGTTGCGGCTTCATATATTGAG ACTCAACTAATGAAAGCACgggagcaacagcagcagcagctgcctcAACaacagcggcagcagcagcaaccacAGCAGATGCAAATGCAACAAATGTTGTTACAAAGGGCcgcacagcaacagcagcagcagcagcagcaacatcagcagcagcaacaacatcagcagcaccagcagcaacaacagcaacagctccagcagcagcaacaacaacagcagcaacagcagcagcaacgTAGAGAGAGTTCTCATCTTCTTAATGGTGCTTCAAGCGGACTTTCTGCAAACAATCCTTTAATGCGACAAAATAGCACTGCAAATGTTATGGCGACAAAAATGTATGAGGAGACGTTAAAGTTGCCTTCGCGGAGAGACTCTTTGGAAGAGGCATCAATGAAG CAAAGATATGGAGAAAATGCTGGACAACTACTTGATTCAAATGAAACATCGCTGCTGAAAGCAGCTGCAAGTGGACAATCTCcagg GCAAATTTTGCATGGTTCTATTGGTGGTTTGTCGGGCACTATGCAACAAATTCAGGCCAGAAGTCCCCAACTTCCTGGACAGGCTCAG AGTATGAAGACAGATATGAATTCTATTTTGACACCTAGAGCTGCAGGCTCTGAGGGGTCATTTATGGGTTTACAAG GATCGAATCAAGTTGGAAATAATTTGACTTTGAAAGGATGGCCACTCACG CAGAAAACCTTCGCGCAGAATCAACATCAATTGCAACAACAGATCCAGTTTTTGACTccacaacaacagcagcagcttGCGTTGCAGGCGCAGCAAAATATGACTTCTCCAACATCCAGTGATGTTGACAACAGAAGATTGAggatgatgttcaacaacagaaaTGTAGTTCTTGGGAGGGATGGGCAGACAACAAGCGGTGGTGATATCATTCCAAATATTGGCTCTCCCAGTCAAAGTGGTGGTGATATAGACATGCTAATAAAG AAGAAAATTGCTAATGCACACCAccagcagcaacagcaacaactACTACAACAGCAAAGCAATAGCCAACATCAGCAACATCAAGCTGTCTCCAGTCAGCAGTCTCAAAGCTCGAACCAGCTTCTCCAACAAGAAAAGCCAGGAACTGGAAATATGCCTGTTGATGGGGGCATTCCAAATTCTTTCGGGGGCACTGATCAA ACAacgaagaaaagaaagaagcCTGGCTCTTCCTCGGGTAGAGCTAATAGTTCAGGAACCGCAAATACTGGTGGCCCGTCTCCAGGTTCTGCACCCTCAACACCTTCCACTCATACACCAGGAGACCCGATGCCAGTACCACAACTTCAGCAGAACGGTGTTTCGGCAAAACCCTTGGTAATGTTTGGCTCTGATGGCACCGGAAGCTTGACATCTACCGCAAACCCGCTG GGTGATGTGGACCGTTTGCTGGAAGAAGGCTTAGATGAAAATGTTGAATCTTTTCTGTCACAGGATGACATGGATCCCAGGGATTCCTTAGGACGCTGCATGGATGCCAGTAAAG GGTTTGGCTTCTCCGAGGTTGCAAAAGCACGTGCAAGTGCACATAAAGTTGTTTGTTGCCACTTCTCATCCGACGGTAAATTGCTTGCTACTGGAGGTCATGATAAAAAG GTTGTTTTATGGTGTACAGATTCCCTGAAGCCTAAATCTTCGTTAGAAGAGCATTCCTTTTTGATAACTGATGTTCGATTTAGCCCAAGCATGTCCCGCCTTGCTACATCTTCCTTCGACAAAACCGTACGGGTTTGGGATGCCGACAAT ACTGACTATTCACTCCGTACTTTCACGGGTCATTCAGCATCTGTTATGTCACTTGATTTTCATCCGAATAAAGAGGATATTATTTGCTCTTGCGATAGTGATGGGGAAGTCCGCAGTTGGAGCATAAATAATGGTAGTTGCCTGACCTGTGTTAAGGTCTTTAAG GGAGGTGCTACTCAAATGAGATTTCAACCTCGCAAGGGAAAATATCTAGCAGCTGCATCAGAGAAGGCTATCTACATACTGGACGGGGAGACACAGCATGCTTGTAGAAGCCCTTTACAG GGTCACATGAAGAATATTCAATCAGTTTGTTGGGACTCAGCCGGTGACTATCTTGCTTCTGTCAGTGAAGATGCTGTCAGAATATGGTCGTTTACTTCTGGACATGACGGTGAATTTATGCACGAGCTGAACTGCAGTGGGAACAAGTTCCAAACATGTGTTTTCCACCCAACTTACCCTTCTTTGCTCGTCATCGGTTGTTACGAG TCCTTGGAGCTTTGGGACATCAGAGAGAAGAACGCCATGACCTTAAACAATGCGCATGATGGTTTAATTGCAGCCCTAGCAGCATCGAGTGCAACCGGGAAGGTTGCCTCAGTAAGTCATGACAGGTTTGTCAAGCTGTGGAAATGA